The Desulfuromonas versatilis genome has a segment encoding these proteins:
- a CDS encoding CxxxxCH/CxxCH domain c-type cytochrome, producing the protein MKATRLIILLATLLSLSFLAACGGGGSSSSGTDATTGAAFGVAVDPYIQGAVFQEIGQGGEILQAASYPSDATGRFKFPKDMTPGSIIQLSVNQPGYHDGNAYQGMLKRKFQEGDSNVVVSPLTTLVASGVEPAQVLAVLQAAGLEGLTEADLDDNPMGRLEGVSGDQVSDAQLKLLQANMAVNTLIEKVKKSGEGNASFDFNAELQNEISGNSEMVGTLVQSMRDCLNPQNIQSAYGSLANMVSKAVEINNTIAGLIKEPGQGSQTLQQKIRDAVQQAIQNAQQNPPAPAPALDGAAIYDAQCAGCHRMGSHDTRGNLDLAGKGDLIPATIQGGHMGKALSAEELAALASWVDGGTPAPAPEPTPAPTPEPTPVPVDGQALYTNQCASCHNLSGDGTFWDLSNDGTKVKAKYSAGAAGHQGKIFTAEQIQAIADHVDSAAAPAPTPTPEPTPVDGTALYGSNCANCHGSLANSNIQNRTAAGIQAAIDGNLGSMGFLTLSGAQVQAIADVLPALPAPAPAPVDGQALYTSRCSGCHKLGAVDTTGGPDLAALGNTVISKIQGGHQGVSLSTAELDALADYVDTVSAPAPAPAPTPTPTPVSGQSVYDNSCAACHKLGAHDTAGGPELAGLGNAVFNKIQAGHQGIALSSAELNALADYVDTIAAPAPAPAPTPTPTPVSGQSVYDNSCAACHKLGTHDTAGGPELAGIGDTVFNKIQAGHQGIALGSAELNALADYVDTFPAPAAPGPDYSNCTACHGQPPSGSNAGAHAAHTALPSIGTNCAVCHQSAGHNGTVDLAFASTWSAKSGAATDNGDGTCSNISCHGGQKTPDWYTGTIAVNTDCAKCHTRGTSQYNSQNSGDHSKHSRYSCTTCHDTSKLATNHFTNLGTSSMEGPARNTLNNSLNYNGTSCAPACHGSERW; encoded by the coding sequence TTGAAAGCAACCAGACTGATAATCCTGCTTGCCACCCTGCTTTCGTTGAGCTTCCTGGCCGCCTGCGGCGGCGGAGGCTCCAGTTCCTCCGGCACGGACGCCACCACCGGAGCGGCCTTCGGTGTGGCCGTCGACCCCTACATTCAGGGAGCGGTATTCCAGGAGATCGGCCAGGGCGGCGAGATCCTCCAGGCCGCCTCCTATCCGAGCGACGCCACCGGCCGTTTCAAGTTTCCCAAGGACATGACCCCCGGCTCCATCATCCAGCTCAGCGTCAACCAGCCGGGCTACCATGACGGCAACGCCTACCAGGGGATGCTGAAGAGAAAATTCCAGGAGGGCGACAGCAACGTGGTCGTCTCCCCCCTGACCACCCTGGTGGCTTCGGGTGTCGAGCCCGCCCAGGTGCTGGCAGTCCTGCAAGCCGCCGGGCTTGAGGGGCTGACCGAGGCGGACCTGGACGATAATCCCATGGGCCGCCTGGAAGGGGTTTCCGGTGACCAGGTCAGCGATGCCCAGCTGAAGCTGCTGCAGGCCAACATGGCCGTCAACACCCTGATCGAGAAGGTGAAAAAATCCGGCGAAGGTAATGCCAGCTTCGATTTCAACGCTGAACTGCAGAACGAGATCAGCGGCAACAGCGAAATGGTCGGGACCCTGGTCCAGTCGATGCGCGACTGCCTCAACCCCCAGAACATCCAGAGCGCCTACGGCTCGCTGGCCAACATGGTGAGCAAGGCGGTGGAAATCAACAACACCATCGCCGGCCTGATCAAGGAGCCGGGCCAGGGCAGCCAGACCCTGCAGCAGAAGATCCGCGATGCGGTCCAGCAGGCCATCCAGAACGCCCAGCAGAATCCTCCCGCTCCGGCCCCGGCGCTGGACGGTGCGGCAATTTACGACGCCCAGTGCGCCGGCTGCCACCGCATGGGCAGCCATGACACCAGGGGCAACCTCGACCTGGCAGGCAAGGGCGATCTGATCCCCGCCACCATCCAGGGGGGACACATGGGCAAGGCGCTCAGCGCCGAGGAACTTGCCGCCCTGGCGTCCTGGGTTGACGGAGGCACTCCGGCCCCGGCTCCCGAGCCGACTCCGGCCCCGACCCCCGAACCGACCCCGGTTCCCGTCGATGGCCAGGCTCTCTACACCAATCAGTGCGCCAGTTGCCACAACCTGAGCGGCGACGGCACGTTCTGGGATCTCAGCAACGACGGCACCAAGGTCAAAGCGAAGTACAGCGCCGGGGCCGCCGGGCACCAGGGCAAGATCTTCACCGCCGAGCAGATCCAGGCGATCGCCGACCATGTTGACAGCGCCGCGGCTCCCGCGCCGACCCCGACTCCCGAGCCGACTCCCGTCGACGGAACCGCCCTGTACGGCAGCAACTGCGCGAACTGTCACGGCAGTCTGGCCAACTCCAACATCCAGAACCGCACCGCCGCCGGCATCCAGGCCGCGATCGACGGCAACCTGGGCAGCATGGGCTTCCTGACCCTCTCCGGTGCACAGGTGCAGGCCATCGCCGACGTGCTGCCCGCCCTTCCGGCGCCCGCGCCGGCTCCCGTTGACGGCCAGGCGCTCTACACCAGCCGCTGCTCGGGCTGCCACAAACTCGGGGCGGTGGATACCACCGGCGGTCCCGACCTGGCTGCCCTCGGCAACACTGTCATCAGCAAGATCCAGGGCGGCCACCAGGGGGTCAGCTTGAGCACCGCTGAACTCGATGCCCTGGCCGATTATGTCGACACCGTTTCGGCTCCCGCGCCGGCCCCTGCTCCCACGCCGACCCCGACTCCGGTCAGCGGCCAGAGCGTCTATGACAACAGCTGCGCCGCCTGCCACAAGCTCGGCGCCCACGACACCGCCGGCGGCCCGGAACTGGCCGGCCTCGGCAACGCGGTCTTCAACAAGATCCAGGCCGGGCACCAGGGGATTGCCCTGAGCAGCGCCGAGCTGAATGCCCTTGCCGATTACGTCGACACCATTGCGGCTCCCGCTCCGGCCCCCGCGCCCACCCCGACCCCGACTCCGGTCAGCGGCCAGAGCGTCTATGACAACAGCTGCGCGGCCTGCCACAAGCTCGGCACCCACGACACCGCCGGCGGCCCGGAACTGGCCGGCATCGGCGACACGGTCTTCAACAAGATCCAGGCCGGGCACCAGGGGATTGCCCTGGGCAGCGCCGAGCTGAACGCCCTGGCCGATTACGTCGATACCTTCCCGGCCCCGGCAGCTCCGGGACCCGACTACAGCAACTGCACCGCCTGCCATGGGCAGCCCCCCAGCGGCAGCAACGCCGGTGCCCACGCCGCCCACACCGCGCTGCCCAGCATCGGCACCAACTGTGCGGTTTGCCACCAGAGCGCCGGCCACAACGGCACGGTCGACCTGGCCTTCGCCTCGACCTGGAGCGCCAAGAGCGGCGCGGCCACCGATAACGGCGACGGCACCTGCTCCAACATCAGCTGCCACGGCGGGCAGAAAACCCCAGATTGGTACACCGGAACCATCGCCGTCAATACCGACTGCGCCAAATGCCATACCCGGGGCACCAGCCAGTACAACAGCCAGAACTCCGGCGACCACAGCAAGCACAGCAGGTACTCCTGCACCACTTGCCACGATACCAGCAAGCTGGCGACCAACCACTTCACCAACCTGGGCACCAGCAGCATGGAGGGACCGGCGCGCAACACCCTGAACAACTCGCTCAACTACAACGGGACCAGCTGCGCCCCCGCTTGCCACGGCTCCGAGCGCTGGTAA
- a CDS encoding ABC transporter ATP-binding protein, giving the protein MDAHRFAHALIQLRNLSKSFREGDRDRVVLRGANADIGKGEFVVLLGRSGCGKSTLLNLISGIDQPSGGEVLIGGTSLTALSEHQRTLFRRRNIGFIFQFYNLIPTLSVLENLLLPLELKGESGPHPEQRARKLLEQVGLADRAASYPDRLSGGEQQRVAIARALVHEPLLLLADEPTGNLDHETGRQVLELLGELARRSRMTTLMVTHSLEVARLADRVLTIRDGALEEQRLSPGAAP; this is encoded by the coding sequence ATGGATGCCCATCGCTTCGCCCACGCCCTGATTCAACTGCGCAACCTCAGCAAGAGCTTCCGCGAGGGGGACAGGGACCGCGTGGTGCTGCGCGGCGCCAACGCCGACATCGGCAAGGGCGAGTTCGTGGTGCTGCTCGGCCGCAGCGGCTGCGGCAAATCGACCCTGCTCAACCTGATCAGCGGCATCGACCAGCCGAGCGGGGGCGAGGTGCTCATCGGCGGCACCAGCCTCACCGCTCTCAGCGAGCACCAGCGCACCCTGTTCCGCCGCCGCAACATCGGCTTCATCTTCCAGTTCTACAATTTGATCCCCACCCTCAGCGTACTGGAGAACCTGCTGCTGCCCCTCGAATTGAAAGGGGAATCGGGCCCGCATCCGGAGCAGCGGGCCCGCAAGCTGCTCGAGCAGGTGGGCCTGGCCGATCGCGCCGCAAGCTACCCCGACCGGCTCTCCGGCGGGGAGCAGCAGCGGGTGGCCATCGCCCGGGCCCTGGTTCACGAACCGCTGCTGCTGCTCGCCGACGAGCCGACCGGCAACCTCGACCACGAGACCGGCCGCCAGGTGCTCGAACTGCTCGGCGAGCTGGCCCGCCGCAGCCGCATGACCACCCTGATGGTCACCCACAGCCTCGAGGTCGCCCGGCTGGCCGACCGGGTGCTGACCATCCGCGACGGCGCCCTGGAGGAGCAGCGGCTCTCCCCGGGAGCCGCGCCATGA
- a CDS encoding GGDEF domain-containing protein → MLRASPGNTQPQGTNPRSLLRLMILVASLSIAFIIAGATFGIQQVYTAHLISEAEGDAVDISELILVHLGQLILRADQGGKEELVIDANNRAELDRQLRTFLRPFDIVKIKIYDLEHKIVHCTDPALIGRVDEGNRRLENALAGNNDSKFETKDAVLDLAEEKKFDVDVVECYVPIRSAQGAILGSFELYLDVTRFRQEIGSGVRASIGILTLILLAVFAASFLVVRKGTRQLEEAQQALQRMATTDPLTGAYNRGEILSRAREEISRLQRACEKLAAPSMGLIMLDIDHFKKINDSYGHLAGDQVLRELTHRIKLTLRPYDIFGRYGGEEFLALLPGTTLDGSRGVAERLRQVVGQSPFTAEGQNLQVTISLGFATILPEEPDLTEALRRADEGLYQAKNSGRDRVCGAVPG, encoded by the coding sequence ATGCTTCGCGCCTCCCCCGGAAATACCCAACCCCAGGGCACCAACCCCCGCAGCTTGCTTCGCCTGATGATCCTGGTGGCGTCGCTCTCCATCGCCTTCATCATTGCCGGGGCCACCTTCGGGATCCAGCAGGTTTACACGGCCCACCTCATTTCCGAGGCGGAAGGGGACGCGGTCGACATCAGCGAGTTGATCCTGGTTCACCTGGGCCAACTGATCCTGCGCGCCGACCAGGGGGGCAAAGAAGAACTGGTCATCGACGCCAACAACCGTGCCGAACTGGATCGGCAGCTGCGCACCTTCCTGCGCCCCTTCGACATCGTCAAGATCAAGATCTACGACCTGGAGCACAAGATCGTTCACTGCACCGACCCCGCGCTCATCGGCCGGGTCGACGAGGGGAACAGGCGCCTGGAAAACGCCCTTGCGGGTAACAACGATTCCAAGTTCGAAACCAAGGATGCGGTACTCGATCTGGCCGAGGAGAAGAAATTCGACGTCGACGTGGTGGAATGCTACGTCCCGATCCGCAGTGCCCAGGGGGCCATTCTCGGCAGCTTCGAGCTCTACCTCGACGTCACCCGCTTTCGTCAGGAAATCGGCAGCGGCGTGCGCGCCTCAATCGGCATCCTGACCCTGATCCTGCTGGCAGTGTTCGCCGCTTCTTTTCTGGTGGTGCGCAAGGGAACCCGGCAACTCGAGGAAGCCCAGCAGGCACTCCAGCGCATGGCGACCACCGACCCCCTGACCGGGGCCTACAACCGGGGAGAAATACTCTCCAGGGCCCGTGAAGAGATCTCCCGCCTGCAGCGTGCCTGCGAAAAGCTTGCGGCACCCTCCATGGGGCTGATCATGCTCGACATCGACCATTTCAAGAAAATCAACGATAGCTACGGCCACCTGGCTGGCGACCAGGTGCTGCGGGAGCTCACCCATCGCATCAAGCTGACTCTCCGCCCATACGACATCTTTGGCCGCTATGGCGGCGAAGAATTTCTCGCCCTGCTGCCTGGAACCACCCTGGATGGTTCCCGGGGGGTGGCTGAACGCCTGCGCCAGGTGGTCGGCCAGAGCCCTTTCACCGCCGAGGGGCAAAACCTGCAGGTGACCATCAGTCTTGGCTTTGCCACCATTTTGCCCGAAGAACCCGACCTCACCGAGGCCCTCCGCCGCGCGGACGAGGGCCTCTATCAGGCCAAGAATTCCGGGCGGGACCGGGTCTGCGGGGCAGTTCCCGGTTGA
- a CDS encoding cytochrome c3 family protein produces the protein MTLRSAFKMTTLALTALLLGAPAGSQAAEAGPEAASGAEVYRQPIPEMTTLECAKCHPGVFTDIRDRGGLHQLECRQCHAKFHSFQPGLAWEERVPGCRSCHDPVHGTAFVQCLTCHRNAHAPVASMVGVDQLADKCVGCHGPVAGVFEKQPSAHGEVACSDCHHGRHGFRPLCSECHAESHTPFVDNAGCQACHPPHAPLAITLGEGVENGVCQACHPEPAAKVRQSDKKHGKLKCVFCHAGSHGEVPSCRQCHGDGPHNPELLKEFQGCRDCHGDAHTLSLPAKGV, from the coding sequence ATGACATTGCGATCTGCTTTCAAGATGACGACCCTGGCCCTGACGGCGCTGCTGCTGGGCGCTCCGGCCGGCAGCCAGGCCGCCGAAGCCGGGCCCGAGGCGGCCTCTGGCGCCGAGGTCTACCGGCAGCCGATTCCGGAGATGACCACTCTGGAATGCGCCAAGTGCCACCCGGGGGTGTTCACCGACATCCGGGACCGGGGCGGGCTCCACCAGCTCGAATGCCGCCAGTGCCATGCCAAATTCCACAGCTTCCAGCCGGGGCTCGCCTGGGAAGAGCGGGTCCCTGGCTGCCGCAGCTGCCATGACCCGGTCCACGGTACCGCCTTTGTCCAGTGCCTCACCTGCCACCGCAACGCCCATGCCCCAGTGGCCAGCATGGTCGGCGTCGACCAGCTCGCCGACAAATGCGTCGGCTGCCATGGCCCCGTCGCCGGAGTTTTCGAAAAGCAGCCGAGCGCCCACGGCGAAGTGGCGTGCAGCGACTGCCACCACGGCCGGCATGGCTTCCGGCCGCTCTGCAGCGAGTGTCATGCTGAGTCCCACACCCCCTTCGTGGACAACGCCGGCTGCCAGGCCTGCCATCCCCCCCACGCTCCCCTGGCGATCACCCTGGGCGAGGGGGTGGAAAACGGCGTCTGCCAGGCCTGCCACCCCGAGCCGGCCGCCAAGGTCCGCCAGAGCGACAAGAAACACGGCAAGCTCAAATGCGTCTTCTGCCATGCCGGCAGCCACGGGGAGGTGCCCAGCTGCCGGCAGTGCCATGGGGACGGCCCGCACAATCCCGAACTGCTCAAGGAATTCCAGGGGTGCCGGGATTGCCACGGTGATGCCCACACCCTGAGTTTGCCGGCCAAAGGGGTGTAG
- a CDS encoding tetratricopeptide repeat protein, translating into MRTFFSKIRNYASRHRLRLALLGVAAAAFMVIAAGLVLKFRYCLPCSDPERVERGAALLCCDSDSAKRRGLSMLERAAGNGLPQALALLGELYLEPPEGYVLGRPETRACLGGPLPGNGDRSLAGFRRLAGVGDLDGRTLYNLGVLLEKGLLREDELDGSAEDYFQRSAEAGSPFGMFAVGRVYHLQGDYAEAAHWFGVAFEKGGHPEAAIMLGDYHLHGRGMKRDRDQAMAWYRKALRSAKESAAKGLVGNLELVAGKRLNLAAAGQQGLVETRPIRVEYRLQGSLDEYLVFLRDGEQPIGRVVRRGDSILASYAGPPQAGEQQVASMVQGLDWVLQSYAVGRYGGEQKFRFLLVGE; encoded by the coding sequence TTGCGCACTTTTTTCAGCAAAATCCGCAATTATGCCTCCCGCCACCGGCTGCGGCTGGCCCTGCTGGGGGTCGCTGCGGCGGCTTTTATGGTGATCGCCGCCGGTCTGGTCCTGAAATTCAGGTACTGCCTCCCCTGCAGTGACCCGGAAAGGGTCGAGCGCGGCGCCGCACTGCTCTGCTGCGACTCCGATTCCGCCAAACGGCGCGGGCTTTCCATGCTCGAGCGGGCCGCCGGCAATGGTCTGCCCCAGGCCCTGGCGCTGCTTGGCGAACTCTACCTGGAGCCCCCTGAGGGGTACGTTTTGGGCCGCCCGGAGACCCGGGCCTGTCTAGGCGGGCCTCTGCCTGGCAACGGGGACAGGTCTCTCGCCGGTTTCCGGCGGCTTGCCGGGGTGGGCGACCTGGACGGGCGGACACTCTACAACCTCGGTGTTCTGCTGGAGAAGGGCCTGTTGCGGGAGGATGAACTGGACGGTAGCGCCGAGGACTATTTCCAGCGCTCCGCCGAGGCCGGGAGCCCCTTCGGCATGTTCGCGGTGGGCCGCGTCTATCACCTGCAGGGGGACTACGCCGAGGCGGCCCACTGGTTCGGGGTGGCCTTCGAGAAGGGCGGGCATCCCGAGGCGGCCATCATGCTGGGGGATTACCATCTGCATGGCCGGGGGATGAAGCGCGACCGTGACCAGGCCATGGCCTGGTACCGCAAGGCTCTCAGGTCTGCGAAGGAATCCGCCGCCAAGGGGCTGGTCGGCAACCTGGAACTGGTGGCCGGCAAGCGCCTGAACCTGGCGGCTGCAGGTCAGCAGGGGCTGGTCGAGACCAGGCCGATCCGCGTGGAGTACCGCCTGCAGGGGAGCCTCGACGAGTACCTGGTTTTCCTCCGGGACGGGGAACAGCCCATCGGGCGCGTGGTACGCCGGGGCGATTCGATACTGGCCAGCTACGCCGGCCCGCCGCAGGCGGGCGAGCAGCAGGTCGCGAGCATGGTCCAGGGGCTCGATTGGGTTCTGCAGAGTTATGCCGTCGGCCGCTACGGCGGCGAACAGAAATTCCGCTTTTTGCTGGTGGGGGAATGA
- a CDS encoding ABC transporter permease: protein MILWLAGWRYLLRHPLQIVFAVVGVALGVAVVIAIDLANSSAERAFRQSAETLSGSATHQLVGGSGGVDETLYRQLRLAGWRPAAPVIEGFAAFPARPGTTLQILGVDPLAEGPFRNYSPRAGDGTQLGRLLTEPGACLMSPQTAASLALQTNDSFELEIGGELRRLTLVGLLQPRSQVAARGLDQLLVTDIATAQELLAMHGRISRIDLILPEGETGLAARDRLQSLLPAGTRIIPAGTRGEIMAQMTRAFQLNLTALSLLALVVGMFLIYNTMTFSVLQRRPLLGALRTLGVTRREIFALVLAEALAVGMVGTLLGLLLGTLLAEGLLALVTRTINDLYFVVSVRQLSFSAASLGKGLLLGLGATAAAALAPAIEAAGAPPRNVLSRSVLESRRRRLLPWALALGATLLAAGLLGMAVPSKSVPGSFLLLFTAITGYALLTPAAAAGLLRLAQPLLKRTFGVLGKMAARNLVAGLSRTGVASAALVIAVAATVGVGIMIGSFRVTVEQWLQSYLRADIYLTTASASFGPGRTPLNPELIARVAELPGIERLTRARHLNLETEQGFSELFSAEIPAESFAGYWFAEGDREAIYQAFQHQDAVIVSEPFAYHRGLRRGDRLRLPTDRGEREFAIAGVFTDYGSDQGRITMSRRLYEKYWDDRGVDALGIYLAPGTDAEQLVGRLRAASADLQQVVVYSNRGLREASLATFDRTFAVTAVLRTLAVLVAFVGILNALMAMQIERSRELAVLRAGGLTPRQLWGLVIGETGLIGLVAGVLALPLGVIQALVLILVINRRSFGWTMQTHLDPAVLLQAVALALAAALLAGLYPAWRMARTAPALALREE, encoded by the coding sequence ATGATCCTCTGGCTCGCCGGCTGGCGCTACCTGCTGCGCCATCCCCTGCAGATCGTCTTCGCGGTGGTCGGCGTCGCCCTCGGGGTGGCCGTTGTCATTGCCATCGACCTGGCCAACAGCAGCGCCGAACGGGCCTTCCGCCAATCCGCCGAGACCCTCTCCGGCAGCGCCACCCACCAGCTGGTCGGCGGCTCCGGAGGCGTGGACGAAACCCTCTACCGGCAGCTGCGCCTGGCCGGCTGGCGCCCTGCGGCCCCGGTCATAGAGGGGTTTGCCGCGTTTCCCGCCCGCCCCGGCACCACGCTGCAGATCCTCGGTGTCGATCCCTTGGCCGAAGGCCCGTTTCGCAACTACTCGCCGAGAGCCGGTGACGGCACGCAGCTCGGCCGCCTGCTGACCGAGCCCGGCGCCTGCCTGATGAGCCCGCAGACGGCCGCGTCCCTGGCCCTGCAGACGAACGATAGTTTCGAGTTGGAAATCGGCGGAGAGCTGCGCCGCCTGACCCTGGTGGGGCTGCTGCAGCCGCGAAGCCAAGTCGCGGCCCGGGGCCTCGACCAGCTGCTGGTCACCGACATCGCCACGGCCCAGGAGCTGTTGGCCATGCACGGGCGGATCTCGCGCATCGACCTGATCTTGCCCGAAGGGGAGACAGGCCTCGCGGCCCGGGACCGGCTCCAGTCCCTGCTCCCCGCCGGCACGCGGATCATCCCCGCCGGCACCCGGGGCGAAATCATGGCGCAGATGACCCGCGCCTTCCAGCTCAACCTCACCGCCCTCAGCCTGCTGGCGCTGGTGGTGGGGATGTTCCTCATCTACAACACCATGACCTTTTCGGTGCTGCAGCGCCGCCCCCTGCTCGGGGCCCTGCGCACCCTGGGGGTGACCCGCCGCGAGATCTTCGCCCTGGTCCTGGCCGAGGCGCTGGCCGTGGGGATGGTCGGCACCCTGCTCGGCCTGCTGCTCGGAACCCTGCTCGCCGAGGGCCTGCTCGCCCTGGTCACCCGCACCATCAACGACCTCTATTTCGTGGTCAGCGTGCGCCAGCTGAGCTTTTCGGCGGCCTCGCTGGGCAAGGGGCTGCTGCTCGGCCTGGGCGCCACCGCGGCGGCGGCCCTCGCCCCGGCCATCGAGGCGGCCGGCGCCCCGCCACGCAACGTGCTCTCGCGCTCGGTGCTGGAGAGCCGCCGGCGCCGCCTGCTCCCCTGGGCCCTTGCGCTGGGAGCGACCCTGCTCGCCGCCGGTCTGCTGGGGATGGCCGTACCCAGCAAAAGCGTTCCCGGCAGCTTTCTGCTGCTGTTTACCGCCATTACCGGCTATGCCCTGCTCACCCCCGCGGCCGCCGCGGGCCTGCTGCGCCTGGCCCAGCCGCTGCTGAAACGCACCTTCGGCGTGCTGGGCAAGATGGCCGCCCGCAACCTGGTCGCCGGGCTGAGCCGCACCGGAGTGGCCAGCGCCGCCCTGGTCATCGCCGTTGCCGCCACCGTCGGGGTGGGGATCATGATCGGCAGCTTCCGCGTCACCGTCGAGCAGTGGCTGCAGAGCTACCTGCGGGCCGACATCTACCTCACCACCGCCAGCGCCAGCTTCGGCCCGGGGCGCACCCCGCTGAACCCCGAACTCATCGCGCGGGTCGCCGAGCTGCCCGGCATCGAACGCCTCACCCGGGCCCGCCACCTCAACCTGGAGACCGAGCAGGGCTTCAGCGAGCTGTTCAGCGCCGAAATCCCCGCGGAGAGTTTTGCCGGGTACTGGTTTGCCGAAGGGGACCGCGAGGCGATCTACCAAGCCTTCCAGCACCAGGACGCGGTCATCGTCTCCGAGCCCTTCGCCTATCACCGGGGCCTGCGCCGCGGCGACCGGCTGCGGCTGCCCACCGACCGCGGGGAGCGGGAATTCGCAATCGCCGGGGTTTTTACCGACTACGGCTCGGACCAGGGGCGGATCACCATGAGCCGCCGGCTTTATGAAAAGTACTGGGACGACCGCGGGGTCGACGCCCTGGGCATCTACCTGGCGCCCGGCACCGATGCCGAACAGCTGGTCGGGCGGCTGCGGGCGGCTTCCGCCGACCTGCAGCAGGTGGTGGTCTACTCCAACCGCGGCCTGCGCGAGGCCTCGCTGGCCACCTTCGACCGCACCTTCGCGGTCACCGCCGTGCTGCGGACGCTGGCGGTGCTGGTGGCCTTCGTCGGCATTCTCAACGCGCTGATGGCCATGCAGATCGAGCGCTCCCGCGAACTGGCGGTGCTGCGCGCCGGCGGTCTGACGCCGCGCCAGCTCTGGGGCCTGGTGATCGGCGAGACGGGGCTGATCGGCCTGGTCGCCGGGGTGCTGGCCCTGCCGCTGGGTGTCATCCAGGCCCTGGTGCTGATCCTGGTCATCAACCGGCGCTCCTTCGGCTGGACCATGCAGACTCATCTCGACCCCGCCGTGTTGCTGCAGGCGGTGGCCCTGGCCCTGGCCGCGGCCCTGCTGGCCGGGCTCTACCCGGCCTGGCGCATGGCCCGCACCGCGCCGGCGCTGGCCCTGCGGGAGGAATAG
- a CDS encoding lipocalin-like domain-containing protein: MSLRSWLILFALCLAALAALTQRAFHPAPPPADRERLNVAVALGGDAAEGYARALTPREFSFPSDHGPHPRYRTEWWYYTGNLQAADGRRFGYQLTFFRIALTPEPQPRASGWAANQLYMAHFALTDVAGRRFFHFERFARAALGLAGATTDPYRVWLEDWEASSDGSTALPMRLRAAQQRIAIDLHLESAKPVVLQGERGLSQKSPEEGNASYYYSLTRMPTVGRIEVGGESLAVAGDSWLDREWSTSALGPEQAGWDWFSLQLDDGRELMYYRLRKKDGSGDPMSSGTLVAGDGSYRRLRPQQVIIDEMGSWQSPHSGARYRYPSGWLLRLPGEGLELQITPMLRDQELQATVRYWEGAVVVEGTVGGQGYVELTGYGEE; the protein is encoded by the coding sequence ATGAGCCTGCGCAGCTGGCTGATCCTGTTCGCCCTCTGCCTGGCGGCGCTCGCCGCGCTGACCCAGCGCGCCTTTCACCCTGCCCCGCCCCCCGCCGACCGGGAGCGGCTCAACGTGGCCGTAGCCCTCGGCGGAGATGCCGCCGAAGGCTACGCCCGGGCGCTGACGCCCCGCGAGTTTTCCTTTCCCTCTGACCACGGCCCCCATCCCCGATACCGCACCGAATGGTGGTACTACACCGGCAACCTGCAGGCGGCAGACGGGCGTCGCTTCGGCTACCAGCTCACCTTCTTCCGCATCGCCCTGACCCCCGAGCCCCAGCCGCGCGCATCCGGCTGGGCGGCCAACCAGCTCTACATGGCTCATTTCGCCCTCACCGACGTGGCCGGCAGGCGTTTTTTCCACTTCGAACGCTTCGCCCGGGCCGCCCTGGGGCTTGCCGGAGCTACGACCGACCCCTACCGGGTCTGGCTCGAAGACTGGGAAGCCTCGAGCGATGGCTCGACGGCGCTGCCCATGCGCCTGCGCGCGGCACAGCAGAGGATCGCCATCGATCTGCATCTGGAGAGCGCCAAGCCAGTGGTGCTGCAGGGGGAGAGGGGGCTGAGCCAAAAAAGTCCCGAGGAAGGAAACGCCTCGTACTACTATTCACTGACCCGAATGCCGACCGTCGGGCGGATCGAGGTGGGCGGGGAGAGCCTGGCCGTGGCCGGCGACAGCTGGCTCGACCGGGAATGGAGCACCAGCGCTCTGGGCCCCGAACAGGCCGGCTGGGACTGGTTCAGCCTGCAGCTCGACGACGGCCGGGAGCTGATGTACTACCGCCTGCGCAAAAAGGACGGCAGCGGCGATCCCATGAGCAGCGGCACCCTGGTCGCGGGCGACGGCAGTTACCGCCGCCTGCGCCCGCAGCAAGTCATCATCGATGAGATGGGAAGCTGGCAGAGCCCCCACAGCGGTGCCCGCTATCGCTATCCTTCGGGCTGGCTGCTGCGCCTGCCTGGGGAGGGCCTTGAGCTGCAGATCACCCCCATGCTTCGCGACCAGGAGCTGCAGGCAACGGTGCGCTACTGGGAGGGGGCGGTGGTTGTGGAAGGAACCGTCGGCGGCCAAGGCTACGTAGAGCTGACGGGGTATGGGGAAGAGTGA